Part of the Ictalurus punctatus breed USDA103 chromosome 9, Coco_2.0, whole genome shotgun sequence genome is shown below.
tttgtgaaaatgtcgATTGTCAAAATCCCTAAACAAATAAACTGAAGGACTCCCTGTTGTGGAAACTGTACCCACCATTTGCAGTGACtggtgaaaaaaagagaaaaaagaaaacctccTTTAAACGTTTTAATGTAAGTTAAATTAAAACACgaataaaaagtgtaaaaatggTACTGTAACACCGCACATTGTGCAAACTCCACGTGATCAAAATGGCGATTACAAAAAAAGAGAACGTCAGTACCTCCCAGTTCAGTGGGTTACATTCcggctcttttcagtgagtcagatcatttgatTCAGCTCAATAAGAAACGAATCTTTTGCCTCCCAAACGGCTcgtggagggtttttttttcttcttctaaaccGGACAAGGTTTGCAATATTTTGAACAATGTTGGTTCTTCTTTGTCTAACTATAACTAAAATGATTTCATGAAATCTTACTCTACCTTcctattaataaaataacattaatagCAAGCAACACTATATTTATCCAGGACAAAGAGTTCAGATATTGGGAAGGAGTTTCTTTGGACGAATTTTGATGTAACTACACTGCAACAGCAACAGCATCTCCTCaatcctaaaaaaaattaaattaagtaattaattaagGGCAAAAGGCTCATACACTCGAATCGGCTCTTGACGTTCATTTAAAAGAACAGACTCAAAGAGCCGACTCTTTGAGTCGAACGGTACTTCATTAATCACGCAATCTGCCGAGGAAACGGGCGTAAAGTCAAAATGGGGCAGTTGGAAAATAGTTCACGATACACAAATTACTAGTTTTCTACTAGTTCATTATTACATGCGTAAATGCGTTTCATAGAGTGTATGCAGCATtagacagaaaataaatgttcatatttgatttattttctaaaatagTACCAAAACATTGAGCTGGGTATTTTGCATGAAACGTTTTGAGAGAGTAGAAAACACGTACGATTAAAGGAAGAGTATTTGAACGTGACACCACTcggaaacaaaaaaacacagtgagcACTTGAAGGCAGCCCGCACGTGACGTCATCCGTGTGGTCCGTTGAAAAGGGTTGGCGGAAATTTTGAAAACAGCAAAGGCGAAGCTGGATTCAAATCTACGgtattttgtttataattgtGCAGATAAACGCGATAagcatatttaataattaattcagtcatatgaataattaaatattttcagcAGCTAGTTAACGTTAGTTCTTTATATGCAGCTAGTTATCGTTAGTTGGCTCATTGTGCTAGTCTGTTCTGTATTACTACTGCTGTATTAATAGCGCTAGCTAAGTACAGGTTAGctacttttaaaactttttcGTGAGGTTTAATAGTGTACGTTAAAAAAACGGTTTTCTTAGGTTTCTTAGTATTGTGCATGTTTAGTTGATCTAGGAGTGTCCTCATATGCTAGCTGGAGAACTTGGCTAACCCCGCAGATGGAGGTGGAGTGGGACAAAGCAGCTGGGTTAAAGTACTTTAGTTTAAAAGCTAATATTTGTACACAGTAATGTCAGTCTGTTGGACTTTTAACCAATTTGAAAGGGATAACGTCTTTAACTGCATTAAACACGGTTATTTGTATTAGGTATTGCCAGTTATAATAACTTAAAAACATACTGACTTGGTAAAATAGCAGAGTAGCTGTACACATTGATTCAATACTGAAGCTCAGATGGTACTGCTCAGTGCTACTGAATTCAGATTGAGTGATTTGGAAATGCTTATGTTGGTACGATGAATGTGGTGTATGATTGGATTTTGATTCTCTGGCACTGGATTTGGAGCATTTAAGCTTTACATTAACAGTGTATAacttataaataatttaaaagacTGTTGTAGCTTCTTGATCTTTATTTATAGGCATGCTGAGATagtgttgcatttaatgttttttccTTTACATGTTGTGAGTTTAAGCGATTTCTTGCTTTTGCTATAAAGTCAACATGAGCCGGAAACCAAGCAACAGATATTCCGAGATGCCGATGCGTGTGACTGACAGCAGGATGAGTATGGCGAATGCCACACCACAGAGGTATACATACAGAACTCATGGGTTGGGATTTTTGCTGTATTTTGCACTGTATTTATGACATCTTGCTTTTCACTTGCTTACATTGCAACGCCCCAGGGGTGAGTGACAGCTGACAGACTATAAatgctgtatgtgtgttatatgaCACTTTTATACTCTTTTGACAGCAACAATGTATTTGGCAAGCTGAACATCCCAAAGCCTCACTCCACCACGTCAGAGAGGAGGACCAGCTTTTTTGGAAAGTAAGAAAGGCGTGCAAGTTGTCTTGtggactttccacaacattaaatagaaTTATAAATGATGACTTTCTGGCAAATTcaacaataaattaataattgtaattattggccagttgctgtggtataaaaggaataaaacactttgataTGTGCTGCTGTATAataagaaaacaatcaactcCGGGATGTGAATAGTAACCCTGCTTTGTGTCAGGCTACATTGAGTTTTATTTCTTACCTGATAATAAAAATCCCTATTAATTCCAAAACTTTATTGTTCTATTTCCCTTATAAATGCATCGTAAATATTGCATAATGGTCGGTGGTTTTTCATTGCTGTTAATTTCCCCCACATTTTCAGTTCTGTTGACAATGTCTCACTCTCATTTATCCACAGAGGAGCGGGTATGGGTGCTGGTGGGCAGAGAAACAGCATTTTTGGGACTTATGGAGGTTCGGAGAAAATAAAGGACCCCCGACCTCTTCATGAtaaaacttttgttcagcagtgTATCAAGGAGCTTTGTGAGGTTTGCGCCATTCTAATTCAGCACCTTTACATTCTAATTAAGAGGCCATTATTGGGTTGTTATCTCTAAATATCCATtgcttttgcttgtttttaaaaaaaatttttattaattcaacATTGTAGATTAGACAGTGTACTCCAATAATGCTAGGATTTAGTAATAAGTGTCTAATGAAGCCTGTTTTATTCAGTAGACTCACTGGCTGTTTCTTTGCAGTTCCTTGGAGATAATGGATTCCCAGCTTCAATCACAGTCAAATCTCTCCAGTCGCCCTCCACTAAAGAGTTCCTGAAGATCTTtgagtttatttacattttgttggACCCCACCTTTCAGATGCCTACAGCCAAGGTTGAAGAGGAAATCCCTAGGATATTGAGAGATTTGCGGTAGAGTGAAAAGTTTCAAAATGATGACCAACATAATGTTCCCcttagggatgtcatgagaaccgatacttcggtaccaagtcagtaccaacattcttaaaacgtgacggtacttgtttttctgcagtacaGTTGGTACCACTTGTAATGAAAGTACCGgggttgcgattcttccggacatgatgggggcagcaaatacgtgcaagtgttttagtcggtccacaagtggtgaagaagaagaacaccttcaggcacacgggaaaaactacaaaagattagcttagcttaacaaatTTAGTTCCGCcctgactcgttgagaggaaaagagaggaaagctagtatcaggtttccggtgtgcaaccgatgctatcattcatttcaaacaaagcgaggaaacacctggaatttggcgaagcacctgaaagacggtcgtatattatatttgtttgaggcagctggcactgtagccgtgaaaccagctaacgttatgctccatgtaatgtttgcgatagctagttatttgttaacgacgctaacacattgcagtgttataaaccacctcctaatgggccaccatgcatcgccattcagactgtgtcctgtcagctaaatgtagcctaatgtcactaataattattcaaatgttaatgcttttaatgaatcgttttggcctgccaccatatcagtgaatttaaactaatgcttgcattcagagtataaggtgtgtgagtgtgcgcgtGTTTAGTGTGCACATCCACTCATTGTCAGcctgataactaaaatacccccccccccccccccccccaatctctttgccagtatcagccagaggaggatgtcctcccggagagttttttatttttattttattttaaaaattttataccacaccgtggtatcgactttggtatcgagtatcgtgtacttttggtggtatcggtaccgactactagatttttggtatcgtgacatccctagttccCCTAAGAAATAATCTTTTCCAGAGACAATTTTGCTGTTATCAGTAACTCTCTTTGTTGACCTATGCAATAATAGATATACATTATTTATCAGGTACCCATTTCCACTATCAAAAAGCTCCATGTACTCCATTGGGGCTCCACATACATGGCCTCAGGCTCTGGGAGCGCTCATCTGGCTCATTGACACAGTTAGGGTAAGTTTGGTCTCTGGATGGACCGTTTCCAGCTTTCGGGAAAAGATTTAACAGTCAGGTTATCAGTTGCATGCATTATACcaacatataaaaacataatgttAAAGAATCAGACTTTGCTTAGAAGGGATGATTGCGAGATGTGATTTTCCTCACACGTTTATGAATATCATACGCTATAATATCAAACCATGTCACCAGTGATCCGTTAATAGAGATAATGGTATTAGATttgagaatgagtgtgttcagtTCCACAGAATACAAATTATAGTAACTGTTGTTGCAGGTCTTTAACAGTTGGAAAggtcaggatgtgctgtttgGAGATTTTTCAGATGGCTTCACTGAGCTGGAGGATGGAATGGAGTACAGTAAGGTACCATAATACCCTTAAAATTCTTAGCCAAAAGTTTTAAACCTCTAGTAATTCTGAACAGCAAAGTAGAAGTGAACTTTAATCAAACAGCtttgaatacattttcatttacttGATTAAAATACTGTCTTTTGAGTTGTGTACCATGCATGCCTTGTCTGTGTCTCCAGCTCTTTTTAGAATACAGCTCTAAGACCTACAACAAGTTTATGCAAGGAGCAGATACCTTTGAGGATGAGGATGCAGACTACCTCAGTCATCTGAGTAAGTCAGACCTGCATACCTACTTAACAGTATAATAGTGAAGTTGGACAGAGTCATGATTTCTGTTGAAGACACTTTGGATAAGATCATGAAGAATATAAACGTTAACATCTTCTAATTTAACAGTGCCAAAACGCAGAAAAAACAGGAATAGCAGATCAGAAAATATAAATTGTCAAATGTCTTCCCATAGAGAGGCTGTATAATGTTGATGAGGCTCTACTGGAGTCACAACAGGAGAAACACAGAGTGTTGATGTCTGAGGTGGAAAGACTGGAGAAAGAGAGCCATAATGTAagtctatgtatttatttaatttaatgcatGAATCCTGAACAGCTCTGAATATTCTCTCATAAAACTGAATATATCggtatattgctttgcttgtattttctcatttgtaagtcgctttggatagaagcgtctgctaaatgaataaatgtaaatgtatgtttgtgtaggATCGGTTGATGGGACAGAGGACTGAGAAACTGAAGTTGCACACTGACCTCCAGAAGCTGCAGAGCTACCGTACTCGCATGGAGTCTTTTAAATCCCACCAGGAGAATAAGGTTACAGCGCTGTCTGAGGAGCTGGAGGCAGCAAGTATGTCCCATTTTGTAGAATCTGAACCTCTGTACCAGAAAGATTGCAAGccttgttctgtttttttgaaGGAACGTTTACCAGTAAGGGTGGGcgatatgtaaggaataaaatgacGCATCGTAtttttgatccatttatagttttatttaatgttgtgaaatgtttaGGAATAATCCCAGTTCTCATTATCACttgtgttacagcagctattAACAGTAGTTGCTTCAGTTTCTCGTGAAGCTAATAAGACTTTACTTTGGTGGGAATCATAAAGGATTAGCTTTACCTCTACTGTACTATTACAAAGCATTGACCttggagactcattccataaatgccaaataaatgtctcctcaaagaaaacatcatcatatcaaatggtctgcacttatatagggcttttatccaaagcgctttacactgtatctcattcacccgttctcacacacacacacacacacacacaccagtggtagcagagactagtggacaacccgctctaccacctgagctacaGCCGCCCTATCAATGATTCAACGATATCAATGATCTCAGCGATTATACATTTGTCTTTGTTAAATGCCAaccatttttaaatccatttttttCTAAGGCTTAGATCATGTGGAGTGTCTGCCCCTGTAAATAAGTTAATATTATAGAAATGATCATGTATTAGaagcatattattataaatctgacttgaattacagctggcactactgtcaTAGCTGCTGCTATACGAAATTAATCAAAACTCCACTATAACGTCCACTATAGGTTTGGTGATTTTTACCCAACACTTCA
Proteins encoded:
- the ndc80 gene encoding kinetochore protein NDC80 homolog is translated as MSRKPSNRYSEMPMRVTDSRMSMANATPQSNNVFGKLNIPKPHSTTSERRTSFFGKGAGMGAGGQRNSIFGTYGGSEKIKDPRPLHDKTFVQQCIKELCEFLGDNGFPASITVKSLQSPSTKEFLKIFEFIYILLDPTFQMPTAKVEEEIPRILRDLRYPFPLSKSSMYSIGAPHTWPQALGALIWLIDTVRVFNSWKGQDVLFGDFSDGFTELEDGMEYSKLFLEYSSKTYNKFMQGADTFEDEDADYLSHLKRLYNVDEALLESQQEKHRVLMSEVERLEKESHNDRLMGQRTEKLKLHTDLQKLQSYRTRMESFKSHQENKVTALSEELEAANLQLESLKREQARLQHILENQKFTPADIERINRERNELQQNVNTLSRSLEEAQQLAWNEEITLTKTKERAEAKLAEYHKLARMLKLVPQSAENACGHDFEIKTVNDYGPTTATQIRTQIQNPLKSMLADVEEEFSNVTNMKLSLDETIEQIKSNISEKLNDIKQLKEQIRRLDEQLERDMQDMAHEEEKWAADMDSAESHKKLLEKKVMAGHEEAEEQLKAAQQQYHLVLQETKEESRMVANNLAHVFSAAVNHLDIIEKHCNDQVKKMEKMNEVIREDQADLQQLKEMVENFVARANVF